A region of the Styela clava chromosome 1, kaStyClav1.hap1.2, whole genome shotgun sequence genome:
ACGTTATCACAACTTCAGCGAGAACAAAAATGCTCATGATAGTTCCAATAACTATTCCCATAGATTTGTTCTTTTCATCATAATAATCAACCTAAAATGTGCGAAACTTTTAGAAATTACCAAATGGTTTTCATTTGTCATTTTGCCTGAAGttttgttcaaatattcaaGACATTTGATTTGCTATGTTCGAAGCCAATAAGTGACACGGTTTTTAATCATTCCGTCTTATTATACAGCAATATccagatattatttattacttGAATGGAGCAACATGAAGTGCACGGATGGACACGGTACTCGGATCCAACAATTGCATATGAAAAGTATTACCTCTTGTGCGATAGACATTGTGATTACGGCCATCAGCGATATCGCCATTAAAACAGCAAGCGCTGAACATCCAAATGATATAGCAGcctaaaaagtttaaaaagacGTACTAAATTAAAAGTGCCGGAGGAATGAATTatcagaaattaaatattttccaaATACAAACCACAAATCTGTCTTTTCGTTTGTAAGCAATAATAACGCCGAAACCGCTTAGCAATATCTGAAACAAAAGTACAAAAGAAAATACCAATTTAATGTCAATTTACTATTGTCAATACCCACAAAATAATTCTCTAAGTTTAAGTTGTTTCCACACCTGAGGTATTGGCTAAAACTTTGATAACGTTATAAGCGAGCTTGTGTTCTTGCgctcagtatttttttttatgaaatccaTAGTGCTGTACAAAGCATAATATATACTCACCAGAAGTGAAATCCAAACAGGAACACCGGGTGCACCAAGGAAAGATGGCGATGGAGAAGTCAATTCTTTAAATTGGCAGAAGATTGCAAGTAAATCAAGTATAATCAACATCACCcctaaaaaaatcatttaaacCATATCGCTTATGTCGTCTGCACATCTAGTTTAATTAGCGAGACTAACTACAGTATATGGGTAGAATATTTCATGCCGTATTTTAACAGGTGGGAGGGACTGAGAGAATAATTGTTGTTAAAGAAAGGGTTCAAAAACGCGTGACAAATCAAATGCAAGTCAACAGTTCTGACGATTGAATTTGGTTTTTGCCCTGAAGTCACTAGGAATTCACTGACTCTGTGACAATATGCTCTAAAAATCAAACCCGCGGTCCATATGACAACCTAATTGCgccaaaatattttgtaaatatggacataaaaataattattcctGATAGATTAGAACTACCTACCGCACCCGGCCTGCGCTATTCCAAACGTCAAAATCTTAGGGCTCTGATTAAATTGCACTGTATCCCCTGGTCGCATAACACGAAGATACCATATCTGAAAACTTGTACAATATGTGTCGCAACATCCAGGATCCACTGATATTTCCGACATTTTTAGTCCAAGTTAGTAATCTGATCTTCAGTTGTTTGTAAATTGTGGAATGTCGATATCGGCGAATAGTAATCACAAATTGttcagaaaaacaaaaacaaaaaacctctaaattgcttttaaaaatcaaattgaagctatattttcatttatgaaATAGAAACGCTGACGTCACTTACGGAGACAATCACACAGAACATTATTGTTGTACAGAATGGGGTACTTGAAAATCAAAAGCAGTGTTTTCATTCCACGTAGAACCTCAGAAATTAGGTTTTCTTCATAAGATAGTATCGTAATCTACATGTACGTCAATGGTGCTCAATTCAATGTAAGTTATGTTTCGTAGAAATGTTTCATTCTTACGATAGAACTGAAAGCACTTCAGGTAACTTTCAGGTGTCTTCAAGTGTCCATAATAAACGTAAGTAGAATATTTCACACATAAATAATATTGGTGTAATTGAACGAGTAATAATCACGATTACTCACATATGGAGGTATTAGAAAATGAAGTGTTTATTTCCAGtataattattaaaaatctaCATATTGTAAAAAGAGCATGTTTTTTTGCTTCGCCATAAGTATGCATAAAAATGCCGCTTTTATTAATAGATTTAGCTTATCGCTTTCCTGAAAATCAATATTTGTCCATttatcaattcaaaaaaataatagtttAGGACAAAACAAGACAGGGAGGCTCAAATTAATAGACACAGAGGTCAAATGACTAGTATCAAAGTGACTAACTTCGGATAAACTGACCCTATTTTCAACGATATTTCCACAATTTATTGTTAAAATACGACAGAATATCCATCCGTATGTAAAGTGCGATGATGCAGAATCTAATCGCCTGGGTTACGCAATCGCCTGATGTCCCTGAGCTACAGCAAAAGTCTGGTCATCTACTTTTTCAATATCCTCAACATTGTATAAcatcaaattacatatatatatatattagatataATATCCAGTTAATATGTAAATACAAGTAAATACAATTGGTTAACAAATATTTAGACATCAGCAGTTTAGTAAGCGATTGTTTCTGGCATGCTGAATTTATGACAACCGGATAAGTACAGGGGAAATGCGCTCCAGCCACCACCGATAGTAACAAGCTTGTTGTGAACTCGTAGAATGTCTTCTGCAGCGGGATGTGGATTACGACTGTAAACCCATGCATGCTTTGGACCTAAAAAGAGAGAATTGGAAAGCGTTTATAATGTTACATTGTCCATGTAGAATAATCGACATTAATAAAATCGATCGATTTAAAATGGCAAAGCTTCTCACTTCTTCAATCAAATCGATCATGAAGTTGTCAGTTTTGATTTCATCAATGGCAAACGTGATTTTCACC
Encoded here:
- the LOC120341260 gene encoding uncharacterized protein LOC120341260 codes for the protein MSEISVDPGCCDTYCTSFQIWYLRVMRPGDTVQFNQSPKILTFGIAQAGCGVMLIILDLLAIFCQFKELTSPSPSFLGAPGVPVWISLLILLSGFGVIIAYKRKDRFVAAISFGCSALAVLMAISLMAVITMSIAQEVDYYDEKNKSMGIVIGTIMSIFVLAEVVITSSTALLGYLALTSHDDRWFTDRGTQHFQDELVTGSSLSANMTIPGGQPAFMFYAPSNEAIKYSNAFQDVLCNVQATSAERATSPIVRS